The DNA sequence TTTGAGCTTGTTCCCGATGATGGAGACTTCAGGCAGTTGAGACTTGCCTTGGATGTTCGTCTTGTACGATTGCACGGGGTTTCGCTTTGATTTAAAACGAGGACGTTCATTCTGTTTCTTGAAGAAACGGTCATAGGCATCGGTAAGATGTTTGACGCTAGCTTGCACGGAAGTACTATCGACTTCTTTCAGCCAGTCAAACTCCTGCTTCAGGATAGGAATTTCTTTGGAACAAGAACCGTAAGAGAGTCCTTTTCCAGTCGCTTTGTAGGTCTCATCCCACCTCGCTAAGAAGTGGTTGAAGACGAATCGTGAACAACCGATCGTCTTCGCAATCAAGATTTTCTGCTCTTTCGTGGGGTAGATTCTGAATTTGTAAGCCTTGTGTTCTTTCATCTTGATTTTCACCCCCTTTTAGTATATATTGAGTATATACTTAATAAGAGGTGATGTCAAATGGAGCGCGTATCAAAATTGATTAAATTTCCAAAAGATTTAGTGGAAAAAATAGAGAAATATCAAAAAGAGAATTATATTTCTTCTTTTGCCGGTGCGGTGTATGAACTGATTCGCAAAGGTTTAGAAAAGTAATGGAGTGATGTCTCCTGTAGCATCGGAAATGTCAGCAAACAAATGATTCAAAAATACATCCAAACACAAGGAAGTTAGGCATACATCCCTTAGCCTAAAGGCATAGGGGTTTTGCGCCCGCTTTTATAAAAATCGATCGTAGGCAGAGAGGGTGTGGTCACTTAAATAAGCGATATCCAAATCACTATCATCTGTCATGTTTCCCGTAGCTCCGGAGCCGAATAAGATAATGAAATGATCATGCACGCGTACGTTAATCGTTTGAACGAGTTGTTGTCGCGACGTCATCGATATCATGTGATTCGCTCCTTCCAACCCTTTTTTCAAAGTGTACTATGGCTAAGATATATTAAAAATAAACTCCTCGAGAACTCGAGGAGTTTAAAGGTCACACCGACACTTCACTCTCTACATGATTGACCTGCCACTGGATACCAAACGTATCTTCGACGATTCCGTAGGCTTCACTCCAGAATGTCTTTTGGATCGGCATGATGACGTTACCGTCTTTTGCGAGTTGATCAAATGTCTTCTGTAACACATCGACGTCAGATAAGTGGAGCGCCAAGGTAACATTCTGACCAATAGTGACCGGATCATGTGGCATTGCGTCTGAGAACATTAAGCGGGTACCATGAACGATCAGTTCAGCATGTAGAACAAGTGACTGCATCTCTTCTGGGTAGGGCTGACCGTCAGGACCGGGACCTGGTCCGAACTCCATGATGTCCGGTAGTTCTTGACCGAAAACCTGTGCATAGAACGTGATTGCCTCACGCGTGTTGCCGTTGAAGACGAGATACGGATTAATGGGCATGGGAAAGCTCCTCTCTAAAAAAGGCGAAGTGTGTTTTTTTAAGTATACCAAACATTTGTTCGTATTAAAAGAAAAATCGATTTCTTTTTGTATTGAATCCAGTATAAATGATAACGTTTTCAATTTATCTGATTTTTCATAAAAAAATAGGTTGCAACTTCCAGAGAGACTTCGTATACTAAATTTATCGAAAGCGCTTTCGATGAAATGGAGTGAGTAGCATGGGAACAATTTATGATTTAGCGAAGATGACCGGTTTTTCAATTACAACGGTCTCAAAAGCCTTAAATAATTATTCGGATGTTAGCGAAAAGACGAAAGCAAAAATCGTCCAAGCAGCAGCCGAGATGGGATACTTACCGAACGCGCACGCCCAGTCGCTCTCGACGAAACGTTCGTGGACGATCGGTGTGATGTTCTCGGAAGCACATGGCGTCGGAATGATGCATCCGTTCTTCAACGCGATCATTGAGAGTTTCCGAAAAGCAACAGAACAACAAGGGTATGACCTCATCTTCGCATCGCGAAACTTACGCAATCGTGATATGAGTTACCTCGAGCATTTCCGACACCGGGCAGTCGACGGCATCGTCGTCATCTGCTCCGATCAGATGGACCAGCACGTCCAAGAGTTGATTCAAAGTACGATTCCGATCGTCGTCGTCGACATGGACAGTGCCGATTGTAGTGTCGTCTACTCGGATAACATCACTGGTGGCACACTCGCCATCAATCATTTGCACGAACTCGGTCATCGGTTGATCGCCCACATTGCGGGGGATACGTCGACAGATGCGGGAAGAGCGCGGATTGAAGGCTATCAGCAAGCGATGAAACAACTTGATTTGCCGATTCCGGACGGATATCTCGTCAACGGTGGATTCTTTTCCGGGGAAGAAGGCAAGCGGGCAATGAACGAATTGCTAGCATTACCTGAACGACCGACAGCGGTCTTCGTTGCCGGGGATGAAATGGCAATCGGTGCGATTGAAGCGATTCATGAAGCCGGGTTACGGATTCCAGAAGACATCTCAGTCGTTGGGTACGATGATATCTATGTCGCGAAATACATTACACCGAAGTTGACGACGGTCCGACAAGATACGGAAACGATTGGTCAACATGCAGCATCAGTCTTGATTGAACAGATCGTCAACAAAAAACGGGTTACGACACGCGATGTCATTCCGGTTAACTTGATGGTTCGTCAATCGACAGGTCCAGTACCTGAATAACACAATGGTTGTTTCGGAATCGCTCTCGCTCGTTGTCAGTGAGGAAAAGCGAGAGCGATTTCGAAATCATTTTTTATCACTTTTTCCGAAAGGGCTTTCGGGAATTTTCTTTAAAGCCTTTTCGAAAGCGCTTTCGGTATTTTTGAATAATTAATTGAAACCGCTTACGTACAAGCGGAATACTTAACAAAAGGATGAGATGAGATGAAGAAACAATTAGTTAGCGTGTTAACAGTCGGTGCGTTAACAGCAAGCGTTCTTGCTGGATGTTCAGGTAGCAGCGAAGAAAAGACGAGCGGCGGGAAAGAAGTCTTGAAAATCTGGTCGTTCACGGATGAGTTAAAAGAGCCTATCAAAAAGTTCGAAGAGAAAAACGGAGTCAAAGTCGAATTGACGATCGTGCCAATCGCCGACTACCCGACGAAGTTGAAACCAGCTCTTGAAAGTGGCGTCGGCGCACCGGATATCTTCACAGGTGAAATCGCGTTCTTGAAACAGTGGGTTGATGCCGGCTACTGGGCGAACCTCTCTGAAAAACCATTCAACGCAGGCGAAGTCAAAGATGACTATATTCCGTACGTCTATGACATGGGGAAAGATAAGGACGGCAACGTGCGTGCGCTGTCATGGCAAACGACACCAGGTGGCGTCTACTACAAACGAAGCATCGCGAAAAAAGTTCTCGGTACAGACGATCCAAAAGAAATCGGCGGCATGATGGACTCGATGGACGGCGTCTTCGAAGTCGCTGAAAAAATGAAGAGCAAAGGCTACAAGATGTTCCCGGATGAAGGATCAATCCGTTGGTTCGCACAAGGGAACGACCCACAACCTTGGGTCAACGATAAGCAAGAGCTCGTCTTGACACAAGACAAGAAGGATTACATGGATTACGCAAAAGAACTTCGGACGAAACAATACACAGCACTTGCACCAGAATGGTCACCATCATGGTTCGCAGGCATGGATAAACCGGTCAAAGTCAAAGAAAACGGTAAAGAGACTGAAACAGAAGTCTTCTCTTACGTTCTCCCGACATGGGGTCTTCACAGTGTCCTCAAAGAAAACGCGAAAAAATCAGCGGGTGACTGGGCGGTCACAAGCGGACCGAGCCCATACTTCTGGGGTGGTACGTGGTTAGGTGTCTACAAAGATTCGAAGAAACAAAAGCTTGCGTATGATTTCGTCAAGATGATGACGCAAGACGAAGCGTTCTTAACAGATTGGGCAAAAGAAACAGGTGACGTGTTAGCGTACAAACCAGTTACTGAAAAAATCAAGACCGACTTCAAAGATGAGTTTCTCGGCGGACAGAACAACTATGAGTTCTTCCTTGATCAAGCAGACAAGATCACACCAGGAATCGTCACGAAGTATGACCAGCAGCTCGATACATTGTATGGTGCATCGGTCATGGAATACGTCCAAGGTAAAAAATCAAAAGACGAAGCACTTGCTGAGTTCTACAAAAAAGTCAAAAACGCGTATCCGGACGTAAAAGTACCGGAATAAGGAGAGTAGGTGGGGCGATCCTCGCCTCACCTCTTCTTGTTTAAGAAAGGGGTTTGACCTGTGAAAAAACTCGATCGCCATGGGTATCTGTTCATCGCACCGTTTTGGATCGTCTTCTTGATCTTCAGCATCTATCCGGTTGCTTTGACTTTCTATTACAGTTTCACGAACTACACGGGCGCTGAAGGCGAACAACTCGTCGGACTCGCGAACTATACGCGGTTACTCGGGGATACGTACTTCATCGAAGCGTTCTTTAACACTCTGAAGATTTGGGGTCTGAACTTCATCCTTCAGATCGGTGGCGCTTTATTGCTCGCTTTGTTGTTCTCGGATCTCCAGTTGAAATTAAAAGGGCTTGCCTTCTTCCGGGCGACGTTCTACTTACCGAACTTGATCACGATCAGCTCGGTCGCCTTATTGTTCGGCATCTTGCTCGACTGGCAGCATGGTTCACTGAACATGATGTTGATGAAAATCGGAATCATCTCGGAGCCGATCAACTGGTTGACGCAACCGGTGACCGCACAAATTTCCGTCTCGCTTATCCTGACATGGATGTGGCTCGGTCACTCGTTCATCGTCGTCATGGCGGGCGTATCCGGGATCTCGAAGGACTACTTCGAAGCAGCCTTGATTGACGGGGCAACACGTTGGCAGATTTTCTCACGCATCACGTTGCCACTCTTAAAACCGATTTTGCTCTACATCATGATCACGTCGTTGATCGGTGGTCTGCAATTGTTCGACCTCCCGATGTTGATTACGGATGGTGTCGGTGCGCCAGATGGTGCCTTGAACACGATGGTGCTCTATCTCTATAACCAAGCTTTCAAATACAACAACTATGGCTACGCCGCTGCTGTCGCATACGGACTGTTTGCCATCACGCTCGTCTTTTCAATCATCGTCTTCAAAGGGATGTTCCGAAAAGAACGTTCGCCGAAAGGAGCCTGACCGATGGAACGAAATGCAGAAGCACGTCGGATCGTGCCACAAACGGAGGAACAACCGGAGCGTTCCGAACGCCCGCTCAAGTTGACGCCACCACCGAAACAAAAGAAAGCCTGGTTCGGCAAAAGTGTCATCTATATTGGTCTCGTCGTCTTAACGATCGCCTGTATCATCCCGTTTTTGATGATGATCATCAACGCAACGCGCTCGAACGAAGAAGTCTTGTCCGGGTTCTCGTTGATTCCCGGGAACTCACTTGCTGAGAACTACGCCGCCCTCAGTTCATACGTCAACATCTGGTCTGGGTTCAAGAACAGCTTGATCATTGCCGTTCTCGTTACCGTCCTATCAGGGTATTTCTCGGCGTTGACAGCATTCGGATTCGCTTTTTATCAGTTCAAAGGGAAGAATGCGATGTTCGTCTTCATGCTCGTCATGATGATGGTTCCGGGTCAGCTCGGATTGATCGGTTTCTACGAATTAAGTAAAAATCTCGGGTTGCTCGATAGTTATATCCCCTTGATCGTTCCGGCGATTGCAAGTCCGTTCACGGTCTTCTTCGTCCGACAGTATGTCCAGACGGTCTTGCATCCGAGTCTGATCGAGGCAGCACGGATGGACGGAGCGAGTGAGTTCCGGATCTTCCATACGATCGCTTTGCCGATGATGATGCCGGCGATCGCGACGATGTCGATCTTTACGTTCATCGGTTCATGGAACAACTACATCATGCCGCTCGTCTTACTCTTCTCCCCAGAGAAGTATACGTTACCGGTCTTGATGGGCTTCTTGAAAGGGTCACAAGTCGCAGAGAACTTAGGCTCGCTCTATCTCGGGATCGCGATTTCCGTCGTACCGATCATGATCGCCTTCTTGTTCCTCTCGAAATATATCGTCAGCAGTATCTCGGCAGGTGCCGTTAAAGAATAAGTAGCTTAAAGGAGATTACACATATGAAATTTGCACCGAACTTCGTATTCGGAACGGCGACGTCGTCGTATCAAATCGAAGGAGCCCACAACGAAGGCGGACGTACGCCTTCGATCTGGGATGCCTTCTGTGATGAGGACGGAAAAGTCTTCGAAAAACATAACGGTGATGTCGCTTGTGACCATTATCACCGTTATGAAGAGGACATCCAGCACATCAAACGTCTTGGCGTCGACACGTACCGCTTCTCGATTGCCTGGCCACGCATCTTCCCGCAAAAAGGGGTCTACAATCCGGAAGGCATGGCGTTCTATAAGAAACTCGCGACACGTCTGCGGGCTGAAGGCATCAAGCCAGCCGTGACGCTGTACCACTGGGACTTACCACTGTGGGCACATGAAGAAGGCGGCTGGGTCAACCGAGCATCGGTCGACTGGTTCCTTGACTTCGCTCGTGCTTGTTTTGCGGAGCTCGACGGGATCGTCGACTCGTGGATCACACACAATGAACCGTGGTGTGCAGGGTTCCTCAGCTACCATCTCGGGCAACATGCACCAGGTCATACGGATATGAACGAAGCCGTTCGTGCCGTGCATCACTTGTTGTTATCACACGGAAAAGCAGTCGAACTGTTGAAGGGTGAGTTCAAATCGGTCACACCAATCGGCATTACCTTGAACTTGGCACCGAAGTATGCGAAGACGGATTCCGCCAACGATCAGCTGGCAATGAACAATGCAGATGGGTACGCGAATCGTTGGTTCCTCGATCCGGTCTTCAAAGGTCAGTATCCGGTCGACATGATGAACTTGTTCTCGAAATACGTCCATTCTTACGCGTTCATCGAGGAAGGCGACATGGAGACGATTTCTGTCCCGTGTGACTTCTTCGGAATCAACTTCTACAGCCGGAACCTCGTCGAATTCAGTGCTGCGAACGATTTCCTGCAGAAGGATGCGTACTCGGATTACGACAAAACAGGTATGGGCTGGGACATCGCACCGAGCGAATTCAAGGACTTGATTCGTCGTTTGCGTGCCGAGTATACGGATTTACCAATCTACATCACAGAAAACGGTGCCGCATTCGATGATGAATTGATTGATGGTCGCGTCGCTGACCAAAACCGGATCGATTATGTCGAACAGCATCTCCAAGCGGTATCTGACTTAAACGAAGAAGGCATGAACATCCAAGGCTATTATCTCTGGTCACTGCTCGATAACTTCGAGTGGAGCTTCGGCTACGATAAGCGCTTCGGGATTCTCTACGTCGATTTCGAGACGCAGGAACGGATTTGGAAAGACAGCGCCCACTGGTATGCGGGCGTCATCGAGCAACATAAGGCAACGATTCCGCAAGAAGCGTGACAAAGGAGGCAAGGTCGAGCATTCGTCCTTGCCTCTTTTTGACTAAAAGGAGGAAACAGACATGAAGGCATGGGTAGCACTAGCGGTCGGGACTGGTTTATTGCTGAGCGGTCAAGCAGTCGATGCGAAGGCAGACAAAAAAGAGACGAAGTGGAAGCTCGTCTGGTCGGATGAGTTTCAGGCAAAACAACTCGACCGGACGAAATGGACGTATGATACGGGGAACTGGATCAAGGATGCGAACGGACAACCGGTCTCACCGGGCTGGGGCAATAACGAAAAACAATACTATACGACGAAGCAGGACAACTCGTTTATTCGCGACGGAAAACTCGTTATCAAGGCGAAGCAGGAAAAGACGACGGATGATCTCGGTACATACGATTACACGTCAGCGAAGCTGAAGACGAAAGGCTTGTTCAGTAAGACGTATGGTCGCTATGAAATCAAAGCGAAGCTACCGACCGGAAAAGGGCTTTGGCCGGCGTTCTGGATGTTACCGGAGCAAGACAAGTACGGCGCCTGGGCAGCGTCAGGTGAGATTGACGTCATGGAAGCCTGGGGCAGTCAACCAGATAAAGTCGCCGGAACGATTCACTACGGGGAAAACTGGCCGAACAATAAATATACGGGGAAAGACTATCACTTCCCAGACGGTCAACGGATTGATCAATGGCATACGTACGCGGTCGAATGGGAGCCGGGCGAACTCCGCTGGTACGTTGACGGTAACCTCTATCAAACACAAAACGATTGGTACAGTAAAGGCTTGAACGCGGCAACGAACTATAGTTATCCGGCACCGTTTGACCAAAATTTCTATCTTGTCATGAACCTCGCGGTCGGTGGTTGGTTCGACGGAGAAGTCGATGCGACGACGAAGTTCCCGGCTGAGATGGAAGTCGATTACGTTCGTGTCTATGATTTGAAAAATCGAGCGTACCGTGAACCAGTCGAGCCGACCTACGAAAACGTGACGCTACCGGACGGAGCCAAGCAACCGATCGAAGGGAACCTCGTCTATGATGCAGCCTTTGAACAACCGGTCACGATGATCACCGGGAATCAGTCGTTTGATCCGCTGTACTGGAACTACGTCACGCTCCCGGACTTCGGTGGCAAAGGAAGTCTTGCGATCATTGAAAAAGAGGGGCAACGGA is a window from the Exiguobacterium sp. BMC-KP genome containing:
- a CDS encoding carbohydrate ABC transporter permease; this encodes MKKLDRHGYLFIAPFWIVFLIFSIYPVALTFYYSFTNYTGAEGEQLVGLANYTRLLGDTYFIEAFFNTLKIWGLNFILQIGGALLLALLFSDLQLKLKGLAFFRATFYLPNLITISSVALLFGILLDWQHGSLNMMLMKIGIISEPINWLTQPVTAQISVSLILTWMWLGHSFIVVMAGVSGISKDYFEAALIDGATRWQIFSRITLPLLKPILLYIMITSLIGGLQLFDLPMLITDGVGAPDGALNTMVLYLYNQAFKYNNYGYAAAVAYGLFAITLVFSIIVFKGMFRKERSPKGA
- a CDS encoding GH1 family beta-glucosidase, with product MKFAPNFVFGTATSSYQIEGAHNEGGRTPSIWDAFCDEDGKVFEKHNGDVACDHYHRYEEDIQHIKRLGVDTYRFSIAWPRIFPQKGVYNPEGMAFYKKLATRLRAEGIKPAVTLYHWDLPLWAHEEGGWVNRASVDWFLDFARACFAELDGIVDSWITHNEPWCAGFLSYHLGQHAPGHTDMNEAVRAVHHLLLSHGKAVELLKGEFKSVTPIGITLNLAPKYAKTDSANDQLAMNNADGYANRWFLDPVFKGQYPVDMMNLFSKYVHSYAFIEEGDMETISVPCDFFGINFYSRNLVEFSAANDFLQKDAYSDYDKTGMGWDIAPSEFKDLIRRLRAEYTDLPIYITENGAAFDDELIDGRVADQNRIDYVEQHLQAVSDLNEEGMNIQGYYLWSLLDNFEWSFGYDKRFGILYVDFETQERIWKDSAHWYAGVIEQHKATIPQEA
- a CDS encoding carbohydrate ABC transporter permease, which translates into the protein MERNAEARRIVPQTEEQPERSERPLKLTPPPKQKKAWFGKSVIYIGLVVLTIACIIPFLMMIINATRSNEEVLSGFSLIPGNSLAENYAALSSYVNIWSGFKNSLIIAVLVTVLSGYFSALTAFGFAFYQFKGKNAMFVFMLVMMMVPGQLGLIGFYELSKNLGLLDSYIPLIVPAIASPFTVFFVRQYVQTVLHPSLIEAARMDGASEFRIFHTIALPMMMPAIATMSIFTFIGSWNNYIMPLVLLFSPEKYTLPVLMGFLKGSQVAENLGSLYLGIAISVVPIMIAFLFLSKYIVSSISAGAVKE
- a CDS encoding VOC family protein; this encodes MPINPYLVFNGNTREAITFYAQVFGQELPDIMEFGPGPGPDGQPYPEEMQSLVLHAELIVHGTRLMFSDAMPHDPVTIGQNVTLALHLSDVDVLQKTFDQLAKDGNVIMPIQKTFWSEAYGIVEDTFGIQWQVNHVESEVSV
- a CDS encoding nucleotidyltransferase domain-containing protein, with protein sequence MISMTSRQQLVQTINVRVHDHFIILFGSGATGNMTDDSDLDIAYLSDHTLSAYDRFL
- a CDS encoding ABC transporter substrate-binding protein gives rise to the protein MKKQLVSVLTVGALTASVLAGCSGSSEEKTSGGKEVLKIWSFTDELKEPIKKFEEKNGVKVELTIVPIADYPTKLKPALESGVGAPDIFTGEIAFLKQWVDAGYWANLSEKPFNAGEVKDDYIPYVYDMGKDKDGNVRALSWQTTPGGVYYKRSIAKKVLGTDDPKEIGGMMDSMDGVFEVAEKMKSKGYKMFPDEGSIRWFAQGNDPQPWVNDKQELVLTQDKKDYMDYAKELRTKQYTALAPEWSPSWFAGMDKPVKVKENGKETETEVFSYVLPTWGLHSVLKENAKKSAGDWAVTSGPSPYFWGGTWLGVYKDSKKQKLAYDFVKMMTQDEAFLTDWAKETGDVLAYKPVTEKIKTDFKDEFLGGQNNYEFFLDQADKITPGIVTKYDQQLDTLYGASVMEYVQGKKSKDEALAEFYKKVKNAYPDVKVPE
- a CDS encoding LacI family DNA-binding transcriptional regulator — its product is MGTIYDLAKMTGFSITTVSKALNNYSDVSEKTKAKIVQAAAEMGYLPNAHAQSLSTKRSWTIGVMFSEAHGVGMMHPFFNAIIESFRKATEQQGYDLIFASRNLRNRDMSYLEHFRHRAVDGIVVICSDQMDQHVQELIQSTIPIVVVDMDSADCSVVYSDNITGGTLAINHLHELGHRLIAHIAGDTSTDAGRARIEGYQQAMKQLDLPIPDGYLVNGGFFSGEEGKRAMNELLALPERPTAVFVAGDEMAIGAIEAIHEAGLRIPEDISVVGYDDIYVAKYITPKLTTVRQDTETIGQHAASVLIEQIVNKKRVTTRDVIPVNLMVRQSTGPVPE
- a CDS encoding ribbon-helix-helix domain-containing protein, giving the protein MERVSKLIKFPKDLVEKIEKYQKENYISSFAGAVYELIRKGLEK